In one window of Anaeromusa acidaminophila DSM 3853 DNA:
- a CDS encoding ABC transporter substrate binding protein: MRKLWRIFSCVALVVIMVVIWQADPVGRAENSALKRVLILNSYGQSYKWTRSIVDGASSVLLGQGDRMELTVEDMDSKNIKEPAYFPLIKEVYAYKWRQKPFDLIIASDDTALQFLLQYRQQLFPQTPVVFCGVNDYVPELLQGQEEWYTGVAEVSDLKSTLETALQVQPQVRHVYVINDQTNTGKAIEKEREVLQRQFPQLQFHPLEGKTMAELEDAVSSLGEDSIVLLLVFFEDAQGQAFSYQEAATRLSARSSVPIYGAWDFYLGHGILGGKLVSGFDQGRVAAQMAVRVLEGESPSKIPVVRESMNRFQFDDLQLRRFGIAKEQLPSGSLIINRSYSDQKQVLVLYSYDPDMLWEQHVDEGLRKELAGDDSVKLIHDYMDVRRNIMPEYPQHLYELYRTKYSQKHFDAVVAVDDAAYQFVQNYRQELFPGAPLIFAGVNDVESVRALRPGDSVTGVVENIDLRGTLETITTVQPETKRIVVIQDTSAVSMLHRQQLEEEWPAFAGRLEKVYLDDLNMWELQERVAALKPDDVVLLLTFTQDRSNNVFAIEESCRLLAQKSSVPIYTPWDFYLGYGALGGRISRGSEHGELTAQQLKRVLKGEEARNIPVLWEAPSRHVFDYQVMKKFGLEEDRLPQGSVLLNRPESFYEQHRQLVWGTSAILTCLLAVIFSLYSNIRTRKKVQQRLAVQADTDQLTGVFNRRRGLAELERLHARSLECEAAMTIIFADANNLKKINDQYGHTNGDAAIIAIAEVLKSCLRQNDVLCRLGGDEFLIILEGCTLEQAEVFWERVEKTLRKRNRERFSNMILSVSRGMAELNPQEPVSVEALIHLADQRMYENKREYKQIKEMI, from the coding sequence TTGCGGAAATTATGGCGGATTTTTAGCTGTGTAGCGCTTGTCGTAATTATGGTTGTAATCTGGCAGGCGGATCCAGTCGGACGAGCGGAAAATTCCGCTCTGAAGCGGGTATTGATTTTAAATTCTTATGGGCAAAGCTATAAATGGACGCGCAGCATAGTGGATGGAGCCTCTTCGGTATTGTTGGGACAAGGCGATCGCATGGAATTGACCGTAGAGGACATGGATAGCAAAAATATCAAAGAACCGGCTTATTTTCCTTTAATCAAAGAGGTCTATGCGTATAAATGGAGGCAAAAGCCTTTTGATTTGATTATTGCTTCTGATGATACGGCGTTGCAATTTTTGCTGCAGTATCGACAGCAGTTGTTTCCGCAAACGCCGGTTGTTTTTTGCGGCGTCAATGACTACGTGCCGGAATTGCTGCAGGGCCAAGAGGAATGGTATACAGGCGTAGCGGAAGTAAGCGATTTGAAAAGTACGCTAGAAACTGCACTGCAGGTGCAGCCGCAGGTACGGCATGTATATGTCATTAATGATCAAACCAATACAGGCAAGGCGATTGAGAAAGAGCGAGAAGTTTTGCAACGCCAATTTCCGCAGCTGCAGTTTCACCCTTTGGAAGGTAAAACCATGGCGGAGTTGGAAGATGCGGTTTCATCGTTAGGCGAAGACAGCATTGTTTTATTGCTGGTTTTTTTTGAGGACGCTCAAGGTCAAGCTTTTTCCTACCAAGAAGCTGCCACGCGTTTGTCAGCCCGGAGCAGCGTGCCCATCTACGGGGCTTGGGATTTTTATTTGGGTCATGGAATATTGGGCGGTAAGCTTGTTAGCGGCTTTGATCAAGGCCGTGTGGCGGCGCAAATGGCGGTGCGCGTTTTAGAAGGTGAATCTCCTTCTAAGATTCCTGTTGTGCGAGAAAGTATGAATCGCTTTCAATTTGACGACCTCCAGCTGCGGCGCTTTGGAATCGCGAAAGAGCAACTGCCGTCAGGCAGTTTGATTATCAATCGCTCGTATAGTGATCAGAAGCAGGTGCTGGTGTTGTATTCGTATGATCCGGATATGCTTTGGGAGCAGCATGTAGATGAAGGCTTGCGCAAGGAACTGGCGGGAGACGATTCGGTTAAATTAATCCATGACTATATGGATGTACGCCGCAATATCATGCCGGAATACCCGCAGCATTTGTATGAACTGTATCGGACTAAATATAGTCAAAAACATTTTGACGCCGTTGTTGCAGTAGACGATGCGGCGTATCAGTTTGTGCAAAATTATCGGCAAGAGCTGTTCCCGGGAGCGCCGCTTATTTTTGCCGGAGTCAATGATGTTGAATCAGTGCGCGCCTTGCGTCCGGGAGATTCGGTAACAGGCGTAGTGGAGAATATTGACTTGCGAGGCACTCTGGAAACGATTACGACGGTCCAGCCGGAAACCAAGCGCATTGTGGTTATCCAGGATACTAGCGCCGTAAGCATGCTTCATAGGCAGCAATTGGAAGAGGAGTGGCCGGCTTTTGCGGGGCGTTTGGAAAAGGTATATTTAGACGATCTGAATATGTGGGAGCTGCAGGAACGGGTAGCGGCTTTAAAGCCGGACGATGTGGTGCTGTTGCTGACCTTTACCCAAGATCGTTCGAATAATGTATTTGCCATTGAGGAAAGCTGCCGTTTGCTGGCGCAAAAGTCGAGCGTGCCTATTTATACGCCCTGGGATTTTTATTTAGGATACGGGGCTCTTGGCGGCAGAATCAGTCGCGGCAGCGAACATGGAGAATTGACGGCGCAACAGTTAAAGCGCGTCTTAAAAGGCGAAGAGGCTCGCAACATACCTGTGCTTTGGGAAGCTCCCAGCCGTCATGTCTTTGACTATCAGGTAATGAAAAAATTTGGTCTTGAGGAGGATCGTTTGCCTCAAGGAAGCGTATTGCTTAATCGGCCTGAGTCCTTTTATGAACAGCATCGCCAACTGGTATGGGGTACGAGCGCGATTTTGACGTGCTTGTTAGCAGTTATTTTTTCTTTATATAGCAATATTCGCACTCGGAAGAAAGTGCAACAAAGGTTGGCGGTCCAAGCGGATACAGACCAGCTTACAGGCGTTTTCAATCGGCGCAGAGGGTTAGCCGAGCTGGAGAGGCTGCATGCTCGTTCATTGGAATGCGAAGCGGCGATGACCATTATCTTTGCGGATGCCAATAATTTAAAGAAGATCAATGATCAATACGGGCATACGAACGGTGATGCGGCTATTATCGCCATTGCGGAAGTGCTGAAAAGCTGTCTGCGTCAAAATGATGTTCTTTGCCGTTTGGGCGGAGATGAGTTTTTGATCATTTTAGAAGGGTGTACGTTGGAGCAGGCGGAAGTTTTTTGGGAACGTGTAGAAAAAACGTTGCGAAAAAGGAATCGTGAACGATTTTCGAACATGATTTTGAGCGTCAGCCGGGGCATGGCGGAGTTGAATCCTCAGGAGCCGGTTTCGGTGGAAGCGCTAATTCATTTGGCGGATCAACGGATGTATGAAAACAAACGAGAGTATAAGCAAATCAAGGAAATGATCTAA
- a CDS encoding FxLYD domain-containing protein has product MRRYQKKYSQQQAAYEEAALFLRSLEMLLWTMAAVLAVWLSYRVGLQHVDWLWLLFAAPFGVVMLVIRGLQYLHKRMFQTQEAEEAYPLSPSGYLRPDEQGTVYDEAGRRLLLLTGHSLAGTGDERILRVDVGNQSGRMLEGVLLRALLYDRQEQLLGVVTAVGPKLEIGDVWQAEAPVKAQQAVRAVLCFHVQQYM; this is encoded by the coding sequence ATGCGTCGTTATCAAAAAAAGTATTCCCAACAGCAGGCTGCCTATGAAGAGGCTGCCTTGTTTTTACGTTCTTTGGAAATGCTTCTTTGGACGATGGCCGCCGTGCTGGCAGTATGGTTGTCTTATCGCGTGGGGCTGCAGCATGTGGACTGGTTGTGGCTGCTTTTTGCAGCGCCCTTTGGCGTGGTGATGCTGGTTATTAGAGGTTTGCAGTATTTGCATAAGCGGATGTTTCAAACGCAGGAAGCGGAGGAAGCATACCCGCTTTCTCCTTCTGGGTATTTGCGGCCGGATGAACAGGGGACGGTGTATGATGAGGCTGGGCGAAGACTCTTGCTTTTGACGGGGCATAGCCTGGCAGGAACTGGGGATGAGCGAATCTTGCGGGTGGATGTAGGCAACCAGTCGGGAAGAATGCTAGAGGGCGTTTTATTGCGCGCTTTGCTGTATGACCGGCAGGAACAATTGCTGGGAGTGGTTACGGCAGTTGGCCCCAAGCTGGAGATAGGCGATGTTTGGCAGGCGGAGGCCCCCGTGAAGGCGCAACAGGCGGTGCGGGCGGTACTTTGTTTTCATGTGCAGCAGTACATGTGA